One Aegilops tauschii subsp. strangulata cultivar AL8/78 chromosome 7, Aet v6.0, whole genome shotgun sequence genomic window carries:
- the LOC109737143 gene encoding transcription elongation factor 1 homolog codes for MGKRKSTRAKTAPRKKAEKLDTTFCCPFCNHPGSIDCKIDLKHMVAEASCNTCSESYSTTAHALTEPVDVYAEWIDECEKANADRDEASNDVVREEVDDDEYA; via the coding sequence ATGGGGAAGCGGAAGTCGACGCGCGCGAAGACGGCGCCGCGGAAGAAGGCGGAGAAGCTGGACACGACCTTCTGCTGCCCCTTCTGCAACCACCCCGGCAGCATCGACTGCAAGATCGACCTCAAGCACATGGTCGCCGAGGCCTCGTGCAACACGTGCAGCGAGAGCTACTCCACCACGGCGCACGCCCTCACCGAGCCCGTCGACGTCTACGCCGAGTGGATCGACGAGTGCGAGAAGGCCAACGCCGACCGGGACGAGGCCAGCAACGACGTCGTTCGGGAagaggtggacgacgacgagtACGCATGA